From Oscillatoria sp. FACHB-1407, the proteins below share one genomic window:
- a CDS encoding ShlB/FhaC/HecB family hemolysin secretion/activation protein has protein sequence MKRYWFIGLLLWIASAPPVSAQLPNPVLPREPDPLPPSQPEPTAPDLVVPDPPVAPPVEIPGTIWVERFEFEGNTAFSDRQLAEVTQPFVGREISFAELLQAEAAVAQLYTTNGFINSGAVIPAGQTLSRSGAIVTVQVIEGGVEAIQVSGNRRLDSAYVRSRLALATRTPLNRDRLLEALQLLQLDPLIETISAELQAGTRPEQSLLVVRIQEADSSRVEVFADDGRSPSVGEFRRGITLEQRNLTGLGDRLELTYTNTEGSSQGDVSYTVPLNPRNGTLQARVSLSDTRVVEEPFEEIDITGDSRLYDLTYRQPIVQTPNQEFALGLTFSRSESETFLLGEPFPLSPGSNAEGETRITTLRVFQEFVQRNAQDVFAARSQFNIGLDWFDATRNTDAPDSRFLSWRGQAQYVRSLAPDTFLLVRSDVQLADDDLVPLEQFGVGGLNSVRGYRQDALLTNNGLLTSVEVQLPVLRVPDVNGVLQIVPFLDLGIGWDDTVLIPDASSTTLVSTGVGLLWRMGDSLLIRLDYSIPLTDLASDSLTQTDDRFYFQFSYSPF, from the coding sequence ATGAAACGGTATTGGTTCATTGGGTTGTTGTTATGGATTGCGTCGGCACCTCCGGTCAGTGCCCAGTTGCCCAATCCAGTGCTGCCGAGAGAGCCAGACCCGCTGCCTCCCTCTCAGCCTGAACCAACTGCGCCCGATCTGGTTGTACCTGATCCCCCAGTCGCGCCTCCAGTAGAGATTCCAGGAACGATTTGGGTCGAACGGTTTGAGTTTGAGGGCAACACTGCCTTTAGCGATCGCCAACTGGCGGAGGTGACCCAACCCTTTGTGGGGCGCGAGATCTCGTTTGCAGAATTGCTGCAAGCGGAGGCAGCGGTGGCGCAACTCTACACCACCAACGGGTTTATTAACTCTGGAGCCGTGATTCCAGCAGGGCAGACCTTGAGCCGATCGGGGGCGATCGTCACCGTTCAAGTGATCGAGGGGGGAGTCGAAGCCATTCAAGTCAGCGGTAATCGTCGCCTGGACTCGGCCTATGTGCGATCGCGTCTGGCACTGGCGACGCGCACTCCACTGAATCGCGATCGCCTGTTAGAAGCGTTGCAACTATTACAGCTTGATCCATTGATTGAAACGATTTCAGCCGAGTTGCAGGCGGGAACCCGCCCGGAGCAGAGTTTGTTGGTGGTGCGAATCCAGGAGGCAGATTCAAGTCGGGTGGAGGTGTTTGCGGATGATGGGCGATCGCCCAGTGTGGGAGAGTTTCGGCGGGGGATCACACTGGAGCAGCGGAATCTGACAGGGTTGGGCGATCGTCTGGAGTTGACCTATACCAATACGGAAGGCAGCAGCCAGGGAGATGTGAGTTACACCGTGCCCCTGAATCCGCGCAATGGCACGCTTCAGGCGCGGGTGAGCCTGTCTGACACCCGTGTTGTGGAGGAACCGTTTGAGGAAATTGACATCACAGGTGATTCGCGTCTTTATGATCTGACCTATCGCCAACCGATCGTGCAAACGCCCAATCAAGAATTCGCTTTGGGGCTAACTTTTTCTCGGTCTGAGAGTGAGACGTTTTTGCTGGGTGAACCCTTTCCCTTATCGCCAGGCTCCAATGCTGAGGGAGAGACGCGCATAACGACCCTGCGTGTCTTTCAAGAGTTTGTCCAACGGAATGCTCAAGATGTGTTTGCAGCGCGATCGCAGTTCAACATTGGACTGGATTGGTTTGATGCAACGCGCAATACCGATGCGCCCGATAGCCGCTTTTTATCCTGGCGAGGACAGGCACAATACGTGCGATCGCTGGCTCCAGATACCTTTTTACTGGTGCGATCGGATGTGCAACTGGCAGATGATGACCTGGTGCCGCTGGAACAGTTTGGTGTGGGTGGTTTGAATAGCGTGCGGGGCTATCGTCAGGATGCACTGTTGACCAATAATGGACTGTTGACCTCGGTGGAAGTGCAACTTCCGGTGTTGCGGGTGCCGGATGTGAACGGGGTGTTACAAATCGTCCCATTTCTTGACCTGGGGATAGGATGGGATGACACAGTTCTGATCCCGGATGCATCATCCACAACGTTAGTATCCACCGGGGTTGGGTTACTTTGGCGGATGGGTGATTCCCTGCTGATACGACTTGATTACAGCATTCCTTTGACCGATTTAGCCTCTGACTCGCTGACTCAAACGGATGACCGTTTCTACTTTCAGTTCAGTTACTCTCCCTTTTAA
- a CDS encoding CHASE2 domain-containing protein translates to MWKQQLKRLEQWRSLGITAVAVSCLTIGLRLTGGLQILEWTVLDRFFQHRPLEAPDSRIVLVTIEEADITRLQQWPISDATLADALERIKQQQPRVIGLDIYRDLPVEPGHDQLVTLFRSTPNLIGIEKVTSGVEGQTIRDGFPDGAIAPPPILAEQGQVSASDLVLDDDGTLRRVLLSLENADGETVLGLGSRLALIYLAAEGIQIETINPDRGHVRLGKAEFFRLQANDGGYVRTDVGGYQILSNFRHFQQEFTRVSLSDLLAGRVPADLMRDRIVLIGTTAASVSDRLNAPRLDNSDNLPGVPGVMIHADITSQLLSAALEGRPVLRTWSEAGEWVWIGIWAVVGSFLGWRFQSPLRTGVTTSALCGGLGVGSYILFLQGWWVPLVPGVISLMGAAVVSKSYRLWSQLLQSKQELSEYASTLEQKVAERTQELNDKNQQLEQAKEAAEAATRAKSRFLATMSHELRTPLNSIIGFSELLLEDIPVNAPEHRQVNIIYQSSSHLLNLINDVLTMSKIESGRTTLNLDCFDLQACVDTLVQMFRQQTNSKQLQLLCDRAPDVPQLVTADEGKLRQVLLNLLSNAVKFTEQGQVTLRVRIADETTTATEKEAEPSSPSPVLLFEVEDTGCGVAEAELDKLFQPFEQTEAGRRSQQGTGLGLAISREFVRLMGGDISVESRVNVGTTFRFLIPVQVGDLSEREEIFNHQVRVSDEQPKYRILIAEDNVVNRTLLTYILASAGFQVQVAEDGEAAIQLWQTWHPHLIFMDINMPVMDGYEATRQIRAIEASLTTPSTSTPQISPRVGQSDEITAPTWADYNGDSNSRDIASSFSSSLSSLQSTALPAHNQPARTVIIALTAHTFDEERQAAIEAGCDDLLSKPFKKEVLYQMITTHLSVNYVAIDKKTESLT, encoded by the coding sequence GTGTGGAAACAACAACTTAAACGGCTTGAGCAGTGGCGCAGTCTCGGCATCACAGCCGTGGCGGTGTCATGTTTGACGATTGGTTTACGACTCACCGGGGGGTTGCAAATTCTAGAATGGACGGTGCTCGATCGGTTCTTTCAGCATCGCCCACTGGAGGCACCCGATTCGCGCATTGTGTTGGTCACGATCGAGGAAGCGGATATCACCCGGTTGCAACAGTGGCCCATCTCAGATGCAACCTTAGCCGACGCACTGGAGCGTATCAAGCAACAGCAACCCAGAGTGATCGGGTTAGATATTTATCGTGATCTTCCGGTTGAACCAGGACATGATCAGTTGGTCACGCTGTTTCGATCGACCCCCAACCTGATTGGCATTGAGAAGGTGACCTCTGGCGTAGAAGGTCAGACGATACGAGATGGTTTCCCCGATGGGGCGATCGCTCCCCCACCCATCCTGGCAGAGCAGGGACAGGTGAGTGCCAGCGACCTGGTGCTCGATGACGATGGCACCCTGCGGCGAGTGCTGCTCTCCCTGGAGAACGCTGATGGGGAGACAGTTCTGGGCTTAGGCAGCCGATTGGCACTGATCTATTTAGCAGCAGAGGGGATTCAGATTGAGACGATCAACCCCGATCGAGGGCATGTTCGTCTCGGCAAAGCAGAATTTTTTCGGCTACAAGCCAATGATGGGGGCTATGTCCGCACTGATGTGGGTGGCTACCAAATTCTCTCGAATTTTCGGCACTTCCAGCAGGAGTTCACTCGTGTTTCTCTGTCTGACCTGTTAGCAGGACGAGTGCCTGCGGATCTGATGCGCGATCGCATTGTGTTGATTGGCACTACTGCCGCCAGTGTGAGCGATCGCCTCAACGCCCCCCGCCTGGATAACAGCGACAACCTGCCGGGGGTTCCCGGGGTGATGATCCATGCCGACATTACCAGTCAGTTGTTGAGTGCGGCTCTGGAGGGTCGCCCAGTATTGCGAACCTGGTCAGAGGCAGGGGAATGGGTCTGGATCGGAATCTGGGCAGTCGTGGGATCATTTTTGGGGTGGCGGTTTCAATCTCCGCTCCGCACAGGGGTGACGACTTCGGCATTGTGTGGAGGATTGGGAGTCGGATCCTATATTCTCTTTTTGCAGGGCTGGTGGGTGCCTCTGGTGCCAGGGGTGATATCGCTGATGGGGGCAGCGGTGGTGAGCAAGAGTTATCGCCTCTGGAGCCAACTGTTGCAGTCAAAACAGGAATTAAGCGAGTATGCCTCGACGTTGGAACAAAAAGTTGCGGAGCGAACCCAGGAGTTAAACGACAAAAATCAACAACTGGAACAGGCAAAAGAGGCAGCGGAAGCGGCAACCCGCGCTAAGAGCCGTTTTCTTGCTACCATGAGCCACGAACTGCGAACCCCTCTCAACTCTATTATCGGTTTCTCAGAGTTGTTGCTGGAGGACATCCCCGTAAATGCCCCAGAGCATCGCCAGGTCAACATCATTTACCAGAGCAGTTCTCATTTGTTGAATTTGATCAATGATGTGTTGACCATGTCGAAGATCGAATCAGGACGCACTACGCTTAACCTGGACTGCTTTGATTTGCAAGCCTGTGTGGATACATTGGTGCAGATGTTTCGTCAGCAAACCAACTCTAAACAATTACAACTCCTGTGCGATCGCGCTCCCGATGTGCCCCAACTGGTAACTGCCGACGAAGGTAAGCTGCGTCAGGTGTTGCTCAACCTGTTGAGTAATGCAGTCAAGTTCACTGAACAGGGGCAGGTCACGTTGCGTGTCCGAATCGCAGATGAGACGACCACAGCCACCGAGAAAGAGGCAGAGCCATCATCACCATCGCCTGTTTTATTGTTTGAGGTCGAAGATACGGGATGTGGTGTGGCTGAAGCAGAGCTAGACAAGCTGTTTCAACCGTTTGAGCAGACCGAGGCAGGGCGGCGATCGCAACAGGGCACGGGGTTAGGACTGGCAATCAGTCGAGAGTTTGTGCGATTGATGGGAGGCGATATCTCCGTTGAGAGTCGCGTCAATGTCGGGACGACTTTTCGATTCTTAATTCCGGTGCAGGTGGGCGACCTCTCTGAACGGGAGGAGATCTTTAACCATCAGGTGAGGGTTTCTGATGAGCAACCCAAATACCGCATCCTGATCGCTGAAGATAATGTAGTTAACCGCACGTTGTTGACCTACATCCTGGCATCGGCAGGATTTCAAGTCCAGGTGGCAGAAGACGGGGAGGCGGCCATTCAACTCTGGCAAACCTGGCATCCTCACCTGATTTTTATGGACATCAATATGCCTGTCATGGATGGATATGAGGCGACTCGACAGATCAGGGCGATCGAAGCCTCACTGACGACTCCATCCACCTCTACCCCACAGATATCACCGCGAGTGGGGCAATCAGACGAGATTACCGCTCCGACGTGGGCTGACTACAACGGAGACAGTAACTCTAGGGATATTGCCTCCAGTTTTTCCAGTTCCCTCTCGTCGCTGCAAAGCACAGCCCTACCCGCCCACAATCAACCTGCTCGAACTGTGATCATTGCTCTAACTGCCCACACGTTTGATGAAGAACGACAGGCGGCGATCGAGGCAGGATGCGACGACTTGCTCTCCAAACCGTTTAAGAAAGAAGTGTTGTATCAGATGATCACGACTCATCTTTCGGTCAACTACGTGGCGATCGACAAAAAAACTGAATCACTCACCTGA
- a CDS encoding CHAT domain-containing protein, whose protein sequence is MRRLAPLLLMVLFLVGLAVPVMAQRQSSTTGLELMQQAQRLNQQRRYQEAIALLQQAAQQFATQPDLLNQATALSNLATVYAHVGAWQSANGAIATSLELLQAAPTTTEQQRILATTWEIQGILQLEQGNAQAALTSWTRAAREYEELGTDHTTFQNRLVSIQIQQAQAFQVLGLMPRACQTLLTALQITTLTCEITPDTLTALNRSSSLESIQAMNALGHVLRVLGHLEASQQVLSLALQQAQPLGQRQLIAAIQLHQGNTLQAIANQPTLAPDQVAQLTQAALTAYQQAAQQATQAETKLQAQLNQLSLILQQGDLDTAQTLGQTLTPQVTQLPANRSGIIARIHLAEQLLQLATRSPIPPNLRDLPALLAETMQQAEQLGDPRLQAYALTSQARFEELQHRWQTAEAIANRALTLAPVAQSPDISYQVFWQLGRIQKAKGNRTEAIAQYSRAVEVLKSLRGDLVATTSDVQFSFRERVEPIYRELVSLLLDEASPSEANLRQARQVIESLQLAELDNFFRDACADTVPLSIDEIDPTAAVLYPIILSDRLEIILALPGQTLQHYVVWQSQADLERVIRLARNALRPTAFAEEYLPPAQQLYDWLIRPAETALTTKGIKTLVFVLDGALRNIPMAVLHDGQRFLIESYNLALTSGLQLLSPQPLQSRSLSALVGGLSEANQGFDPLPAVEQEITQVSREVPTEILLNQQFTPTNLQQLIIDRPFPILHLATHGQFSSSAEQTFLLTWNDRLTVRQLDALLKSRDEVNSPPIELLILSACQTAAGDQRATLGMAGIAIRSGARSTLASLWLVNDQPTADLVSEFYRQFAKARVNRAAALRQAQLKLLANPESQHPFYWAAFVLVGNWL, encoded by the coding sequence TTGAGGCGTCTTGCTCCGTTGCTGTTGATGGTGCTGTTTTTGGTGGGGTTAGCCGTGCCCGTCATGGCTCAACGGCAGTCGTCCACAACGGGTCTGGAGTTGATGCAACAAGCGCAGCGACTCAATCAGCAACGACGCTATCAAGAGGCGATCGCCCTGTTACAACAGGCAGCCCAGCAGTTTGCCACCCAGCCCGACCTGTTAAATCAAGCAACTGCCCTCAGCAATTTAGCCACTGTGTATGCTCACGTCGGTGCATGGCAATCCGCTAATGGGGCGATCGCCACCAGTTTGGAACTGCTCCAGGCTGCACCGACAACCACCGAACAGCAGCGGATTTTGGCAACGACCTGGGAGATTCAAGGGATTTTGCAGCTAGAACAGGGCAATGCTCAAGCCGCGTTAACCAGTTGGACTCGTGCGGCTCGCGAATACGAGGAGTTGGGCACCGACCATACCACATTTCAAAATCGGCTCGTGTCTATTCAAATCCAGCAGGCTCAAGCCTTTCAGGTGTTGGGGCTGATGCCACGAGCATGTCAAACTCTGTTAACCGCCCTTCAAATCACGACATTGACCTGTGAAATCACCCCTGACACGTTAACGGCCCTCAACCGTTCCTCATCGCTGGAGTCAATTCAGGCGATGAATGCCCTGGGGCATGTGTTGCGAGTCCTGGGTCACCTAGAGGCATCCCAACAGGTGCTCTCGCTGGCATTACAACAAGCCCAACCACTCGGTCAACGCCAACTGATCGCTGCCATCCAGTTACATCAGGGCAATACCCTACAGGCGATCGCCAATCAACCAACTTTAGCCCCAGATCAAGTAGCACAACTCACTCAGGCAGCACTGACCGCTTATCAACAGGCAGCACAGCAAGCGACACAAGCCGAAACCAAACTACAAGCGCAACTCAATCAACTGAGCCTGATCCTCCAACAAGGGGATTTGGACACCGCTCAAACCTTGGGGCAAACCCTGACTCCACAAGTCACCCAACTGCCTGCAAACCGCTCTGGCATCATTGCTCGGATTCACCTGGCAGAGCAGTTGCTGCAATTGGCGACGCGATCGCCCATTCCGCCAAACCTGCGCGATTTACCAGCCCTCCTGGCGGAAACAATGCAACAGGCAGAGCAACTGGGTGATCCGCGTTTGCAAGCCTATGCCCTTACCAGTCAAGCCCGATTTGAAGAACTGCAACACCGCTGGCAAACAGCCGAAGCGATCGCAAATCGTGCACTGACACTGGCTCCGGTCGCTCAATCCCCCGACATTAGCTATCAGGTCTTTTGGCAACTGGGACGGATTCAGAAAGCAAAGGGCAACCGAACTGAGGCGATCGCCCAGTATTCCCGTGCCGTGGAGGTGTTAAAGTCACTGCGGGGAGATCTGGTGGCGACTACCTCCGATGTGCAGTTTTCCTTTCGTGAGCGAGTAGAGCCGATTTACCGGGAATTGGTCAGCCTCCTACTCGACGAAGCCTCCCCCAGTGAAGCCAATCTGCGACAAGCCCGACAGGTGATCGAATCGCTGCAACTGGCAGAGCTAGACAATTTCTTTCGGGATGCCTGCGCTGATACGGTGCCGCTGTCGATTGACGAGATCGATCCCACGGCTGCCGTGCTGTATCCCATCATCTTGAGCGATCGCCTGGAGATCATCCTGGCACTACCAGGGCAAACCCTACAGCATTACGTTGTGTGGCAGTCTCAGGCTGATTTAGAACGGGTGATCCGCCTTGCACGTAATGCATTGCGTCCTACCGCCTTCGCCGAAGAATACCTGCCCCCGGCTCAACAACTGTACGACTGGCTGATTCGCCCTGCTGAAACTGCACTCACCACAAAAGGGATCAAAACGCTGGTCTTTGTGCTGGATGGGGCTTTACGCAATATCCCAATGGCAGTTTTGCATGATGGACAACGGTTTTTAATTGAGAGCTATAACCTGGCACTGACATCGGGGCTACAACTGTTGTCTCCTCAGCCGTTACAGAGCCGTTCTTTGAGTGCCCTGGTTGGTGGATTGAGTGAAGCCAATCAAGGGTTTGACCCATTGCCTGCCGTAGAGCAAGAAATCACTCAGGTCAGCCGCGAAGTGCCCACAGAGATCCTGCTCAATCAGCAATTCACTCCCACCAACCTGCAACAGCTCATCATCGATCGCCCCTTTCCTATCTTGCATCTCGCGACTCATGGACAGTTCAGCTCATCAGCAGAGCAAACTTTCCTGCTGACCTGGAACGATCGCCTTACCGTTCGCCAACTCGACGCTCTACTGAAATCACGCGATGAGGTCAATTCACCCCCCATTGAGCTATTGATCCTGAGTGCCTGTCAGACAGCAGCAGGAGATCAGCGGGCAACGTTGGGCATGGCGGGCATTGCCATTCGCTCTGGAGCACGCTCCACCCTGGCGAGCCTCTGGCTGGTCAACGACCAACCCACGGCTGATCTGGTGAGTGAGTTTTATCGCCAGTTTGCTAAAGCACGAGTCAATCGGGCGGCAGCCCTGCGTCAGGCACAACTCAAACTGCTGGCAAACCCTGAATCGCAGCATCCCTTCTATTGGGCAGCGTTTGTGCTCGTGGGCAACTGGTTGTAG
- a CDS encoding DUF928 domain-containing protein: MLLQLPKLRILLAGLLIYGLLPFSVVAVDARAAEIGFEPSPDNGRPNRTTAGGSRNPGYCPNDRSVSQPLAAVPSTQSATGQAASQTVDPLAVQIQVPETSARAAEFSLFDESGRGVYQTRLALEQPGIIRIALPEAASQLQSNRRYRWVFSLICQPDDRLQDRSVSGWIQPAQPSTTQN; the protein is encoded by the coding sequence GTGTTACTTCAATTACCCAAACTCAGGATCTTACTAGCAGGGCTGCTGATCTACGGATTGCTGCCGTTCTCAGTGGTGGCAGTTGACGCTAGAGCAGCAGAGATTGGATTTGAGCCGTCACCCGACAACGGTCGCCCTAATCGCACAACAGCGGGAGGCTCTCGCAACCCCGGTTATTGCCCTAACGATCGCTCTGTCAGCCAGCCTTTAGCCGCTGTGCCATCGACTCAGTCCGCTACAGGGCAGGCTGCCAGCCAGACGGTTGATCCCCTGGCTGTTCAAATTCAGGTGCCAGAAACCTCTGCCCGCGCTGCTGAGTTTAGCCTGTTTGATGAGTCAGGTCGGGGAGTGTATCAGACCCGCCTGGCGTTGGAGCAACCTGGCATCATTCGGATTGCCCTCCCAGAAGCTGCTTCTCAGTTGCAGTCCAATCGTCGATATCGCTGGGTCTTTTCGTTGATCTGCCAGCCCGACGATCGCTTACAAGACCGTTCTGTTTCTGGGTGGATCCAACCAGCCCAACCTTCTACAACACAAAATTAA
- a CDS encoding beta strand repeat-containing protein: MMPVLFFDRRLSLSQSISQSATTLRPTRSFSLLAIAFPLVVLGMASPTAAQLTPDNSLGNERSQTLPTTINGSPATQIEGGARRATALFHSFREFNVGRGQQVYFANPTGVQTILTRVTGGDRSTIAGTLGVQGTANLFLLNPNGIVFAPEARLDLRGSFIASTADGVVFNGGEFSATNPQAPPLLTVAIPVGLRFRENPGAIVNQSIAQQVVNEVPTVGLAVDPGQAIALLGGDVRLDNGIITASQGTVHLGSVTSPGVVGVAATPTGLTLNYNNIRTFGRIGLSGAASVNTVGVGGGAIQIRGGNVLMRDRTNLVADTLGTVDGRGITIHATRFRVQDRAFIGMSTIGAGAAGDLTIRATEWVDLRGAGFETFQRLFVDPIIEGTIPNLFDREGVISSGTLGSGNAGDIEITTPRLRLTNGAVLLSPTLSTGAGGSISIRAAESVDVSGSGVLTTALAEGNAGQLTINTRNFVMRDESLVSTATFAAGNGGNLTVNAVESVRLFEVREVTQFGTSLATSTIGGTGDAGDLRINTRSLLVQGGATITSASGATATDRLIPAEGVGGNLTVNATDSITVIGTSVGPDPSEPSSRSQIVTATAGSADSGDLRINTRRLLVQDGGAIGASTVGSGTGGDILIRATESVNVIGAVPPGDFLTGIATSSGDILVGERFTTNPTGNAGNIVLRTSRLSLQNRAIINVESIGIGNAGTITLAADQIVLDSRSSIVGDTGSGTGGNVNLRSQLLQLQGRSRISTDAGESNGGNIAIDSQFVIGFPSQNSDITANARTAQGGRVTVNVPYIFGIAPLTREQLRSRLGLTEAEFAELQVNPARQLPSNDITAISQTTPNLSGTVIFNTSGINPAQSLVELPQTVVDPSTLIAANPCVQAEGRSEFVVTGRGGLPLNPNDTLSSQGSGYPWVEAVGGSEVIGDRESGEGVAAWSGEAEEEPIQAAQGWVMTNTGEVTLVADNLERQGRSPHTAARCLPR, encoded by the coding sequence ATGATGCCTGTGCTCTTTTTTGACCGACGCCTTTCCCTATCTCAATCGATATCTCAATCGGCGACGACATTGCGCCCCACAAGGAGCTTTAGCCTCCTGGCGATCGCCTTTCCCCTGGTTGTGTTGGGTATGGCTTCGCCCACCGCAGCCCAATTGACACCTGACAATAGTTTGGGCAATGAGCGATCGCAAACTCTACCCACTACGATCAACGGCTCACCAGCAACGCAGATTGAGGGTGGAGCAAGACGAGCAACGGCTCTATTTCACAGCTTTCGAGAGTTTAACGTAGGCAGGGGGCAGCAGGTCTATTTCGCCAATCCGACCGGGGTACAAACCATCCTGACTCGTGTCACGGGGGGCGATCGCTCCACCATTGCTGGAACACTGGGCGTTCAGGGAACCGCAAACCTGTTTCTGCTCAATCCCAACGGCATTGTGTTTGCCCCAGAGGCACGGTTAGATCTGCGAGGTTCCTTTATTGCGTCCACCGCAGATGGGGTGGTGTTCAATGGAGGGGAATTCAGCGCGACGAATCCTCAGGCTCCGCCCCTGCTGACGGTGGCGATTCCTGTAGGGTTGCGGTTTCGGGAAAATCCAGGGGCGATCGTCAACCAATCGATCGCACAGCAGGTGGTGAATGAGGTTCCTACGGTTGGGTTAGCAGTCGATCCGGGACAGGCGATCGCCCTACTGGGGGGTGACGTCCGACTGGACAACGGCATTATCACAGCCTCCCAGGGAACGGTACATTTGGGCAGTGTGACGAGTCCGGGTGTGGTTGGGGTGGCGGCAACTCCTACCGGGCTAACGCTGAACTACAATAACATCCGCACCTTTGGCAGGATTGGTCTGTCGGGTGCGGCATCGGTCAACACCGTTGGGGTGGGGGGTGGAGCGATTCAAATCCGGGGGGGCAATGTGTTGATGCGCGATCGCACCAATCTTGTAGCAGACACCCTGGGAACCGTGGACGGACGAGGCATCACCATTCATGCAACTCGGTTTCGCGTGCAAGACCGGGCATTCATCGGCATGTCAACCATTGGCGCAGGAGCAGCAGGCGATTTAACCATTCGCGCTACAGAGTGGGTAGATTTGCGGGGGGCAGGGTTTGAGACGTTTCAACGACTCTTTGTGGACCCGATTATTGAGGGCACCATCCCCAATTTGTTTGATCGGGAGGGGGTCATTTCTTCAGGAACGTTGGGAAGTGGCAACGCTGGAGATATCGAAATTACGACTCCGCGACTGAGGTTAACTAACGGTGCCGTTCTCCTTAGCCCCACCCTGAGCACAGGTGCCGGAGGGAGTATTTCCATTCGAGCGGCTGAGTCAGTCGATGTGAGTGGGTCTGGTGTTTTGACAACGGCTCTAGCTGAGGGAAACGCCGGACAGTTGACGATTAACACCCGTAACTTTGTGATGCGGGATGAATCGCTCGTCAGCACAGCAACCTTTGCAGCAGGCAATGGTGGAAATCTGACCGTCAATGCAGTTGAGTCTGTACGGCTATTTGAAGTTCGTGAGGTGACGCAGTTCGGTACGAGTCTGGCGACATCAACAATTGGGGGAACGGGGGATGCAGGGGATTTGCGGATCAACACGCGATCGCTCCTGGTGCAAGGTGGCGCGACCATTACCTCCGCTAGCGGTGCAACAGCAACGGATCGGCTGATTCCAGCAGAGGGAGTTGGGGGCAATCTGACGGTGAATGCCACCGACTCAATTACGGTCATCGGGACTTCTGTCGGACCTGATCCCAGTGAGCCATCCTCTCGTAGTCAAATTGTGACAGCAACCGCAGGTAGTGCCGATTCGGGAGATTTGCGCATCAACACACGCCGTCTCCTGGTGCAGGATGGGGGGGCGATCGGAGCCTCGACCGTTGGCTCTGGCACGGGTGGAGATATTTTGATTCGCGCCACTGAGTCAGTGAATGTGATCGGCGCAGTTCCTCCCGGAGACTTTCTCACGGGCATTGCCACGTCGTCTGGTGACATTCTGGTGGGAGAACGATTTACCACCAATCCCACGGGTAATGCTGGAAACATCGTTCTACGAACGAGCCGATTGAGCTTGCAAAACAGAGCCATTATCAATGTGGAAAGCATAGGCATTGGCAATGCAGGCACTATTACTTTGGCGGCGGATCAGATTGTGCTCGACAGTCGGAGCAGCATTGTTGGGGATACGGGGTCTGGAACGGGAGGAAACGTCAATCTGCGATCGCAACTCCTTCAATTGCAGGGCAGAAGCCGCATCAGCACCGATGCTGGGGAGTCTAACGGGGGGAACATTGCGATCGATAGTCAATTTGTGATTGGCTTTCCCTCACAAAACAGCGACATCACCGCCAATGCCCGAACAGCGCAAGGTGGCAGGGTTACAGTGAATGTTCCCTACATTTTTGGCATCGCTCCGCTGACCCGTGAACAATTGCGATCGCGTCTGGGTTTAACCGAAGCCGAGTTTGCTGAGTTACAGGTTAACCCTGCTCGCCAACTGCCCAGCAACGACATCACCGCCATCTCTCAAACCACCCCCAATCTCTCTGGAACGGTGATCTTCAACACATCGGGCATCAATCCGGCACAGAGTCTGGTGGAGTTGCCCCAGACCGTCGTTGATCCGAGTACGCTGATTGCAGCAAATCCCTGTGTTCAGGCAGAAGGACGTAGCGAGTTTGTGGTGACAGGACGAGGGGGCTTGCCACTCAATCCGAATGACACATTAAGCAGTCAGGGAAGTGGCTATCCCTGGGTGGAAGCGGTGGGTGGAAGTGAAGTAATCGGCGATCGGGAGTCAGGAGAAGGAGTAGCAGCGTGGAGCGGTGAAGCAGAAGAAGAGCCAATTCAGGCTGCTCAAGGTTGGGTGATGACCAACACAGGGGAAGTGACACTGGTGGCAGACAATCTAGAGAGGCAGGGGCGATCGCCCCATACGGCAGCTCGCTGTTTACCCCGGTGA